A single genomic interval of Bacteroidota bacterium harbors:
- the tsaB gene encoding tRNA (adenosine(37)-N6)-threonylcarbamoyltransferase complex dimerization subunit type 1 TsaB, with protein sequence MILCIETSGEICSIALAASHDQVFYLENRELNAHSKFLLPMIDSIFAENQLPKHSLNAIALSAGPGSYTGLRIGSAAAKSICMAYDIPLISISTLEILATAMHNTEHKSEYLVPLLDARRMEVYTAVFDSNAKRMSIDTPHILSEDTAQLWNNKNAALAGSGADKTHQHLKKLGIETELLAGLYPQANNMTLLALEKYKQQDFTNLNNFQPYYLKPFYTTATPVQYNTK encoded by the coding sequence ATGATATTGTGTATCGAAACAAGTGGAGAAATATGCAGCATTGCTTTGGCAGCAAGTCATGACCAAGTATTTTATCTTGAAAATCGTGAACTCAATGCGCACTCCAAATTCCTATTGCCTATGATAGACAGTATTTTTGCGGAAAATCAGCTTCCCAAGCATTCACTCAATGCAATAGCACTTTCTGCCGGTCCCGGCTCATACACAGGCTTACGAATAGGGAGTGCGGCTGCCAAAAGTATTTGTATGGCATACGACATTCCCCTTATCAGCATAAGCACACTCGAAATACTTGCCACAGCCATGCACAACACTGAACACAAATCAGAATATCTGGTTCCCTTGTTGGACGCACGAAGAATGGAGGTATATACAGCCGTTTTTGATTCAAATGCAAAACGCATGAGCATTGATACACCACATATCTTATCTGAAGATACTGCTCAGCTATGGAACAACAAGAATGCTGCACTCGCAGGTTCTGGTGCCGACAAAACTCACCAACACCTGAAAAAACTCGGGATTGAAACCGAGCTTTTGGCAGGACTCTATCCGCAAGCAAACAACATGACCCTACTTGCTTTGGAAAAATACAAACAACAAGATTTCACCAACTTGAACAATTTCCAACCTTACTACCTGAAACCTTTTTATACCACTGCAACCCCCGTCCAATACAACACAAAATGA